Within Aspergillus oryzae RIB40 DNA, chromosome 2, the genomic segment gaaaaaaaaggtaagCCAGCTACTGACTTCTGGACTCAAGGCTGCCGCTCCTGCTCCTGTTCGTAGCTTCATCGTCTGCATCGGAGATACCAACTCGGAAGATACTCTCACACCAGTCTGCAAAGGTGTCGACATCCCACACGGCATCCTCGCGACCCTTGCCCTTCGTACTCACAAAATGccccttgctcttctccgaAGACATATATTTGTCGAAGAATTCTTCGTATATCTGGATAACACGTTCCTGGACGGCGCCCACTAATGTTTCCTTCATACGGACATCGTCGAGGTAGTCGTTGAGGATCGTCCTGAGACTCGGGACTTCTTTCTCGATGTTTCGACAGGTGGGGTAGATCAGCTCCCCGCGCTGCAGGTTCCGGGTATCGACGAACTTGGACGGGAGGGAGGCCGTCATCGTGGTGGCGAATCCGCTGATGAAATCGTTGATTACTGTTCTGAGGCGTCCGTCTAGCTCCACCTTTGCGTCTAGCATGTTCTCTACGACCCGGGGTAGGAGGCCGTGGCCGACGAGGCGCATCAGGTTACGGGGGTTGAAGAGACCGCCTCTTTCCCGTAATTCCCAGAATGTGTTGGTGACGCCTGAGAAGTCGAATGAGACTTCAGGTGCAACGTATTCGATGTCAAAGGCGACGATCTGTTGTTTTAGTATGAGCAAGTGGCTCATGAGAAACAGTTGGCTGTCTGTGACGGATTTGCTGGCGATCAGGGAGCTCGCATGATGAAGAGAGATGTTGGTTTGGTGAACGATTTGATGCGCTAAATCATCAAATACAGTGGACTATGAACAAACGGTCAGTATATACAGATTATCTGCTTAACAAAGCGGGTTGGGGCCCTCGTACATTCACAAGGCGGTAGATCCTGCTCAGAAGCCAGATGGCTTTCCGTAATGTAGGGTACCAGTTGCTCGGTGAGACCTGTGATTCGAAGTCCCACTTTGAGTCTTGTTCTGACGGAGAGTCTGCGCCGTCTTCGGGTTGCTTTGCGGGCTTGGGGAGGTTTGCGAGAGCATCGGTAGCCGTAACTTTCCTGCCCGAGATTTGCCCGTCCGTAACTGATATGGAAGCCTGTTTGTTGCGCGCAGGGTAATCAAGGTCATCGGGGCGAGGCTTGTACCTTTCGATTTCGTCGCGAAGGAAGGCTTGGGCGCGGAAAACAAGCCGAGTTTGAACATCCTCCAGCACAGGTTGAATCAATGTAGAGAAGTCGAGTTGGTTGGCGTCCGTGGGCTCggtctcttcttcctggtcaaAAAGATAACgggtttgaagaagagcacaAAGTTGGCAGAGTTTGATTATTTTATCTTCATGTATGATtcttggttggagatggtcGTAAAGAGGCTCACATATTGTTTCCAGAAAGTCGTATAAGCCTCCCTGCCCGTGAAACCATTCGCCCCACAGGTCAA encodes:
- a CDS encoding Golgi transport complex subunit COG3 (subunit of cis-Golgi transport vesicle tethering complex - Sec34p) — encoded protein: MRQQNAGRRSRRQTVPSRPPLELTGKETEEAEAVPDGLDSIEGIHNELEFTQWYNELEDSLLESSYDEYQACLHELQMSKSHLDTLLSDTSSTLDLLSNLSKDFKAVEAQTSNFQNQCEGLLSAQKRDSELATDIQDNLQYYDFLDPASRKLNAPGAGNTVRGQEFSDMLRRLDECLDYMEIHADQKEAGVYRSRYRLLMTRALTLIRGHFVSALRDVYLSVSKKIADKQLNDTTMSALLYAKFRVGAPELKQIGLEIQKRAVPPLDPEQGTEAEYQSLLNELHANYAAIRGKLIVPLVRKKLNEIAQAPSTSTDLVAFARGSISYIRGVCLDEFDLWGEWFHGQGGLYDFLETICEPLYDHLQPRIIHEDKIIKLCQLCALLQTRYLFDQEEETEPTDANQLDFSTLIQPVLEDVQTRLVFRAQAFLRDEIERYKPRPDDLDYPARNKQASISVTDGQISGRKVTATDALANLPKPAKQPEDGADSPSEQDSKWDFESQVSPSNWYPTLRKAIWLLSRIYRLVNSTVFDDLAHQIVHQTNISLHHASSLIASKSVTDSQLFLMSHLLILKQQIVAFDIEYVAPEVSFDFSGVTNTFWELRERGGLFNPRNLMRLVGHGLLPRVVENMLDAKVELDGRLRTVINDFISGFATTMTASLPSKFVDTRNLQRGELIYPTCRNIEKEVPSLRTILNDYLDDVRMKETLVGAVQERVIQIYEEFFDKYMSSEKSKGHFVSTKGKGREDAVWDVDTFADWCESIFRVGISDADDEATNRSRSGSLESRSQ